A part of Aspergillus flavus chromosome 5, complete sequence genomic DNA contains:
- a CDS encoding glycosyl hydrolase family protein (unnamed protein product) — protein sequence MPVLAGCEGAAIPANLVSQTQSYNSNLIENSLSCEQQVTSSRHVLYSRPLFHLTAPRGWLNDPCGLGYDPATGLYHLSFQWNPKGNDWGNISWGHSVSQDLISWKTSPEPCLTPSAEYDSCGIFTGCFRPSDINGVAGALTYIYTSVRRLPLHYTLPYEVGSESLSIAVSRDNGVTWQRLDSNPILPAPPPDLNVTAWRDPYIGVWTAKQGEHDNDILPPLSLSGFLSGGIAGRTPTVFVYSVNPDDLRKWTYVGPLVNVGLNFRPSRWSGDLGVNWETTNWVVLTDHEGTTKNFIIMGVEGCLVSEREQKRVSRSQLWMAVDPRPEQPKSEPIDALTDYAFSGIFDHGCAYAANSFWDPVTSQYIVYCWITEEDLPDGIRHRQGWSGVISLPRSLKLTTLRNVTKTRHSNLSDVTSIEKEANGEGSFTIRTLGVEPDQRLKKLRGEAQSITNVALWDRQHCGNYLSLTTSRWELEAEFAVGKLCKLVGIEFQHDLDPRNSTVLAWAPCSETFSIHRPPPYDPGINHNPEIAPHTLFTFADESGMEKEETLRIHAFLDRNVLEVFVNERTVISTRIYTPCVESVSRLRFFAELDPSAPNLKHAPAVLLKADLWDGLEAS from the exons ATGCCAGTTCTCGCAGGATGCGAAGGGGCCGCAATCCCTGCTAATTTGGTGTCCCAGACCCAATCATACAATTCTAACCTGATTGAGAATTCTTTATCGTGTGAACAGCAGGTTACGTCTTCTCGTCATGTTCTATACTCGCGGCCATTGTTTCACCTAACCGCTCCCCGCGGCTGGTTAAACGACCCTTGCGGCCTTGGATATGACCCTGCGACTGGCCTATATCACCTATCCTTTCAATGGAACCCGAAAGGCAACGATTGGGGGAACATTTCCTGGGGACATTCAGTTTCACAGGACCTAATATCCTGGAAGACATCCCCGGAGCCATGTCTAACACCTTCAGCCGAGTACGATAGTTGCGGCATATTCACAGGCTGCTTCCGGCCTTCTGATATCAACGGGGTTGCCGGGGCTCTCACGTATATATACACTTCGGTGAGGCGTTTGCCTTTGCATTATACTTTGCCCTATGAGGTTGGAAGCGAGTCGCTCAGTATAGCTGTTTCGCGGGATAATGGTGTAACATGGCAGCGTCTAGACTCCAACCCAATTCTACCGGCGCCTCCTCCCGATCTTAATGTGACTGCTTGGCGAGACCCTTATATAGGAGTGTGGACAGCAAAGCAAGGTGAACACGACAATGACATATTGCCGCCTCTCAGTCTCTCTGGGTTTCTCTCCGGAGGAATCGCGGGGCGAACACCAACAGTCTTCGTTTACTCAGTCAATCCTGATGATCTTAGAAAATGGACGTATGTGGGGCCTCTGGTCAACGTTGGGCTAAACTTCCGGCCATCTAGGTGGTCGGGCGACCTGGGGGTGAACTGGGAAACCACAAACTGGGTAGTACTAACCGACCACGAAGGAACCACgaaaaactttattattatggGCGTAGAAGGGTGTTTGGTGTCTGAGAGGGAGCAGAAGAGGGTCTCTCGATCGCAGCTATGGATGGCCGTAGACCCCCGTCCTGAACAACCGAAGAGCGAGCCAATAGATGCCCTCACAGACTATGCATTTTCCGGAATATTCGATCACGGATGCGCCTACGCCGCTAATTCCTTCTGGGATCCCGTCACGTCACAATATATTGTTTATTGCTGGATCACAGAAGAGGATCTTCCAGATGGCATCCGGCATCGACAAGGCTGGAGTGGTGTGATATCTCTCCCACGCAGTCTAAAGCTGACGACATTGCGCAATGTTACAAAGACACGTCACTCGAACCTGAGCGATGTTACGTCtattgagaaggaagccaaCGGCGAAGGGAGTTTTACAATCCGGACGTTAGGCGTTGAGCCGGACCAGAGACTGAAGAAACTCCGCGGGGAAGCCCAGAGCATTACGAATGTCGCGTTATGGGACCGGCAACATTGTGGCAATTACTTATCCTTGACAACATCACGGTGGGAGCTAGAGGCCGAGTTTGCGGTCGGGAAGCTGTGCAAGCTGGTGGGGATAGAATTTCAGCACGACTTAG ATCCTCGTAATAGCACCGTCCTAGCATGGGCACCATGCAGTGAGACATTCTCAATCCACAGACCTCCTCCTTATGACCCGGGCATCAACCATAATCCAGAGATCGCACCGCATACCTTGTTTACTTTTGCAGATGAGAGCGgcatggagaaagaagagacacTTCGGATCCATGCATTCCTCGATCGAAACGTGCTAGAAGTCTTTGTAAATGAGAGAACAGTCATCTCAACACGTATTTACACGCCATGTGTCGAGTCTGTCAGTCGTCTACGATTCTTTGCTGAATTAGACCCCAGTGCACCAAATCTGAAGCATGCTCCTGCTGTTCTCCTAAAAGCGGATTTGTGGGATGGACTGGAAGCATCATGA
- a CDS encoding permease of the major facilitator superfamily: MHMISLKMTCPTSKSGVDTDIHSTVGSDTSDVQHLDLTTTNSHHLSKERTVNVFLLVACVVFGAASFLFGFDDKIISPVAALHPFVERYQGPNPRTGRYTLTAHNQNIVFSVPLVGSILGGLAASPMNFRFGRKWPVLMAYVISISGGLLQVFAPSLAAFVAGRFINGIAMGIANGTAPLYLSEVVPASMRGRSVTSINILNVAAGVIGTVVVSETKKRGGRESYLIPLAVQCALPVLLFICTLPLPESPQWLVAKGRLAQARSNLRKLRGLSEEQVDVELEIMKLCEQKEHEMKANVKFWEIFSRKYLHRTLTAGSFFSLNQVSGVILSTTYVTVFLTEIGMEDSFTLDAFSLTVIASCCTLAGTIAAPFVIDRAGRRPTALVGMSMLLVIDALAGGLAFSKDKRSGVAIVALSLTFNFFWASSFSSLSTLMPSEMATPKLRHHTMAYTIACAQTTAVITTLVVPRLTAPDAANLGAKAYLIFAGCMCCIVVFTFCFLPETKGRTFAEIDELYDAGVPAWKWRTYESSFQLRTDPNLSKPSPNVA, from the exons ATGCATATGATATCGCTCAAGATGACCTGTCCGACTTCAAAGTCAGGGGTAGATACAGACATTCACTCGACTGTGGGCAGCGACACAAGTGATGTGCAACATCTAGACCTGACCACGACCAATTCCCATCATCTCTCGAAAGAGAGGACCGTTAATGTCTTCTTATTGGTGGCTTGCGTGGTCTTTGGGGCAGCGTCGTTCCTGTTTGGCTTTGACGACAAGATTATCTCGCCAGTTGCGGCGCTGCATCCTTTT GTCGAGAGGTATCAAGGACCCAATCCGAGAACTGGTAGATATACCTTAACCGCCCACAACCAGAACATTGTATTCTCGGTCCCGCTGGTCGGTTCGATTCTCGGAGGTCTCGCAGCATCGCCCATGAATTTTCGCTTTGGCCGAAAATGGCCCGTGTTGATGGCGTACGTTATCTCCATTAGTGGTGGATTGCTTCAAGTCTTTGCCCCCAGCCTGGCGGCGTTCGTGGCTGGACGATTCATAAATGGCATTGCTATGGGCATCGCCAATGGCACCGCTCCCTTGTATCTTTCGGAG GTGGTTCCCGCTTCTATGAGAGGTAGAAGTGTAACATCAATTAATATCTTGAACGTGGCAGCGGGAGTTATCGGAACCGTTGTAGTGTCTGAGACTAAAAAGCGAGGGGGCAGAGAGTCATACTTGATACCGTTGGCCGTGCAGTGTGCTCTACCTGTGTTACTATTTATTTGCACGTTACCTCTTCCTGAAAGCCCACAATGGCTTGTCGCTAAGGGTCGATTGGCACAGGCTCGTAGCAACCTGCGAAAACTCCGTGGCCTCAGCGAAGAGCAGGTTGACGTCGAGCTTGAGATAATGAAGCTCTGTGAACAAAAGGAACATGAAATGAAGGCCAATGTGAAGTTCTGGGAGATATTTTCGAGGAAGTACCTCCATCGAACCCTGACAGCTGGATCGTTCTTCTCTTTGAACCAGGTCTCTGGAGTAATACTCTCGACGACTTACGTTACAGTTTTCCTCACGGAGATAGGTATGGAGGATTCCTTCACCTTGGATGCATTCTCCTTGACGGTGATTGCATCTTGCTGTACCCTTGCCGGTACTATAGCAGCACCCTTCGTAATCGATCGAGCCGGTCGCCGTCCTACTGCGTTGGTGGGGATGAGCATGTTGCTTGTTATTGACGCTCTAGCCGGAGGTCTAGCATTCAGCAAAGACAAGCGCTCTGGTGTAGCAATTGTCGCATTATCTCTAACTTTTAACTTTTTTTGGGCCTCGTCGTTTTCTTCACTGTCGACCTTGATGCCTTCAGAGATGGCCACGCCTAAACTCCGTCACCACACCATGGCCTACACCATTGCCTGCGCTCAGACAACCGCAGTAATTACTACGCTTGTCGTCCCTCGGCTGACCGCGCCAGATGCAGCAAACCTAGGCGCGAAGGCGTATCTTATATTCGCCGGCTGTATGTGCTGTATCGTAGTCTTCACATTTTGTTTCCTGCCTGAGACCAAAGGCCGCACCTTTGCAGAGATTGATGAACTGTACGACGCAGGTGTTCCGGCCTGGAAATGGCGGACCTATGAAAGTTCATTCCAGTTAAGGACAGATCCGAACCTCTCGAAGCCTTCTCCTAATGTGGCTTAG